TGGGGGAGATCGGATATTTCGGCAGCAGAGGGCGGATCAATTGCCAAAACTCCTCTGATGTCAGAAACTGGGAAAAGGCCGAGCACCGTTCCATGGCGGATTCTCCTTTGTGTGATGTCTGATAACACCACAATGGGAGGGTCCGCCTTTTCCTTCAACCGCAAATGCTCCGCAGAGGTTTTCGGATAGGCTCTTAGTCTTCGGAAAGAACCGGGGGGGGTATGAACCCGGTTCCGGCTGCCGTTCTTCCGGGGCTTTAATTGATTGGATTGCCCTGGCCGTCGACTGGGGCGACGATGGTTATGGTGTCGCCCAGGAGTGTTACGAGTTCCGGCAGGTCGTATTCTCGGAGGACGCCGTGGACGGCGTTTACGACCTGGTTGCGAGTGAGTTTGCCGCGGATGACTTCGGTCCAGGAGGTGAGTGGGCGGATCAGTTTGACGTCGCTGATTAACTCCGGGGCGAGGACGGCTGCATGCAGGGCGGGCACGCAAAGTTCGTCGGTTGCGACGAGTGAGATCGGTGCATTCGCATTGTCTTCTTCCGCCCTGAGAAACCTGGTGGTTGCCAGGATTTCTTCCGTTCGTTGAGCGACCAGCGATGTCCCGCAGAGGTAGGCGATTACCGCATTGCCGGCGTTGACGCCGAAACTGTCGCTGTACCAGCGTTGACCTTCCGGCTGGGTCGTGCCGATTCCGGAAATGTCGATCGCCAGGACTGACTGTCCTCCCTCGACAAGTGCTTTCAAGTCCGGATCGCTTTCGACGGCTTTGTTGGCCCCGTCCGCATGCAGATACAATGTCGTGCCCATCGACGGTCCGTTCGGTTTTACCCAGGTCCCTGCGAGAGGCACACCCGAAGTTGTCGTCAACAGAACCTGTTCTTGCTGTCCGGATTCGGAGTCCGTTTCCGCGACGTCCTCGGGCTGAGCTGCGGCGATCTCATTGAGTGGGGAGAGGCCGAGCGTCTTGCGAATGCGTTCGCGGGATTGTGCTGGAGTCTCGTTGCTCCACTTCTTTTCTCGGACGTCCGCAAGCCGCTGGGCTTCTTCCAGGTTGAGATCGAACGCTGAACGCGAACCCGGGAGCAGCATCACCTGTCCGTTCGGCGTGGACCACATCTCCTCGTCGGAGAACAAGTTGAGTTCCGGTTCGGTCACCGCAACGTCGCGGTCTGCCAGCCAGCGAAGCATCCATCGAGCGGCTGCTTCTCGCAACGGTTTCTTGAAGCCATGGGTGTCGTCGTTCTCGGCGAGATCAACTCGCTCGCCGTAGCCGAATCGCATGTAGACTCGCTTGGCGTCCCGAAACGCATCCCACGAGCCGCTGATGTCGAAGAAGTCCTGCGTTGCCGCACAGATCAACGTCGGACGCGGCGCTCGCATGATGACGTAGTCAGCGTGATTCATCCCGGCGGCCAGTTGCCCGAAGATGTTTTGTTCGGCGTCCTGAGGTCCGATTGTCGTCAGGAGCTGCTCGAAGCTTGTGATGTAGCAACTTGGTGCCGCAGCGACGATGCGGTCATCCAGCGCCATCAGGTACGACGTCTGCGTCCCGCCGCCGCTGTTGCCGAAGCAACCAATTCTCTTGCCGTCGATGTCTGATCGCGACTGCAGATAATCGATGCCGCGCATGCCGTCCCAAATCTCATACTGAGCGGTGTTCCAGCCGAGGAGTATCGCCCCGATGCCCACTTGAGTATGACCAGTGGTGGCGCTGGCGATGACAGGAGTTCCATCGGACTTCAGCAGCTGCTTCCGTTCTCCCTGACAGATGGGATCGATAATGAACGCAGCGATGCCATTGAGTGCCAGCAGGGCACACGACGCCTGGTACCCTTCGTAGGCCTTCCCGTTTGCGGAGTGACCACACACCACCAGCACGGCTGGATACGGTGCGGTGAATTCGTTGCTGTCCGGCAGGAATAGTGTTCCCGTCACATAATGCTGTGGCCGGCTTTCATACAGAAGTTTCTCGACGCGGAAACCTGCTCGCTCAGCGCGGCCCGTGACTTGAGGGTTGAGCGGAGTGCGGTCAGGGAAGCCGCCGATCGCCTTCGTAAAATATTGCTTCAACTCCTGTTGATGAGTGCGGATGTCATCGACATTGGTCCGATCTTCGTAAGCTTCCCGCCGTTTCGCGAGCAGTGCCTGCGATTTTGTCAGCAGTTGGTGATGTACGATCTCCCTGGGGGCAATCTCGGCCGGCTGCTGTGGTTCAGCTGCGGACGCAGCGAGTGGAAAAATCAGCAAGCAGAAAGTCACGATCAAACGGCATTGTGTCATGGGGCGTCTCTCATCGTGAGGATCGGGGAAACTCGGGGAGGGGACTCATCAATCAGCCAGCGTTGATTGGATTGTATTTATGGCGGATTTGAAGAGCAAGTACGCATCGTGGTGAGAACGTTATTCGAGCGTGTCAACCACCGTGTATGCGGAGCCCGATTGGTCCCAATCGAAAAGCGGCAACGACCTCACCTGAGTCATTCATGAAGCCGCGTCCCGTAGCGACGTGCTCACGGTTGCTGAGAGTCGTACGTTGTGCAACAGTGTACGTATCACCGAATCTTTATTCTTAGTGCATCCTTCTCCGAATAGGTCCCACGTGCGATTGAGAATGCTCATAAACAGGTTCCAGCAAAGTCTGGCGTGGCTGGTGTTGATCGCCATGGTGTTTTGCGGCGTGAGTTTGTCGGCTGCCGAGCCAATTCTGCAGTGGCGTTTTGACGGGCACGCTCAACCGGGGGCCTGGGAAGGGACCTTCGGAAAGCCAGCCGAGGGGCCGCGATCTCCTCGGTATCCCGATTTCAACGAGCGAAATCAGGCAATTGCCATTTCCGGCCATAAAGGCTGGATCCTGTTGAAAGATCACGAACGGGGCGGCTTCACCAACATTCGCTTCGGAATTGGAGACACGTTTGGCTTTGAAAGCTGGGTCAAGTTTCAATCGATTGGCTCCGGACAGATCGCTTACATTCTGGGTAAAGGACGTTCGCCGAAACACGGGGAAGACTTTCCTGAAGAAAACCAGAACTACTCCATTCGGTTTCAGGGAACGGGGAACGGGGCTCAATTCGGGTTGCTTTTCACAAGTGAGCATCCTGAAACGAATGAGCGGGCGTGGCACCGCTGGTGGAGTGCCCAGACGATTCCTACCTCTGGGTGGCATCATGTGGCGTTGCAGTTCACGTTCGGGGACAGCGACAGCCTGCAGGCCTGGATCGACGGCCAGTCAGTTTCCGGCAGCTGGAGCGAGAATGGTCCGACCGATCTGCCTCCGGTTCAGGATGCCGATGACCTTGTAATCGGCACGGGATACACGCGTGGCGAATCGTCGTCGTTCCGCGGCTGGATCGACAATCTCGCGATCTATCGGTCCGGATTCGATCGCCAGGAGATGGCGGAACGCTATGTCTACTGCCCGCCCCCGCCGCCTGTCACTCGCGAGATGATTCCTGCAGGCAAAGTCCTGATGCAGATCAGCGAGAAAGACGTCCCGGAAGCCCCTGGCTGGCCAGCGGAACCGCAAGTCACCGAGACATACGAGGAAGACGTGTTCGGTTTCTTCGAGGTGCCTCATAAGTACGTCTCTACCGGAGTGCGTGGCGATCGCGCGAATCCGTCCCACGTGCGAGCCTCCGCAATGGTGCCCTTGCCGAAGGGAACGCATCGGCTTCTGCTCCGGGGACGTGGGCTGTCCCGATTATTCATCGACGGGAAACAGGTGCTTCAAACCGCACCGCGAACAACGGAATCGAGCGGGCACACTCCTTTGTCGGCCCAGGACGACTATCTCAATCTGGGGCCGGACTTTCGCTTTGCCCCGCCTGGCAATCAGGAGGTCTGGGGAGAGTTCACGACTGATGGCGGCGACCACTTCGTCATTCTGGAGACGATGCTGGGCAACGTAAAAGGCAGAAACAAGCAGCGTCCCGAACTGGGCGAGACCGTCGCGGCGATTTCACTGGAAGGAGCGGAATTCTGGTCGCTGCTTTCTCCGAGTGAGCGGACTGTTCCGTACACCGATGCCGGTTGGAAAGCCTATGAGCAGGAGCGTCGGGACTGGCTGGCCGAAGTGAATGCGAAAGCTAGAGAGAACTGTCGTGTCGCCCATGCCGACTATTGGAACCGGCGACGCACCGCCGCCGCGGAGTGGTTGTCTCAAATTGAGGGTGTTAACGTGCCGCCCTTGCCGGACGGCTTTCCGGCTCTGAATGCCATTGATCATTTTCTCGGAGCAAGGATCGCGGACGCGAGAAGAGTTTCCCTGCAAAGTGAGCAGAGCGGTGTGGAGTATTTTGAGCAGATCCGCCCGCTCCTCGAGTCTCGCTGCTACTCCTGTCATCAGGGAGGAAAAGCCCAGGGAGGGCTCCAGATCGACGATCATGCCTCGATGCTGAGGGGAGGAGATTCATACGGCCCGGCGATCGTTCCAGGGCACGTCGAAGAAAGTTCTCTCATCGCCCGTATCATGGCTGAGGACGAGAGCGAAATCATGCCTCCCAAGGGGGACCCGCTGTCAGCTGAAGAGATCGCCATATTGAAACAGTGGATCGCCGGCGGAGCGGTGTGGCCACAGTTCGACGTCAGCAGTATCGAGCCAACTCCGTTGACCGACGATCTCAGCTTTCTGCGTCGTGTCACGCTCGACACTGTGGGCGTCACGCCGACCGAAGCAGAGATCAACGAGTTTCTGAACGACGATCCAGACAGGCGGCGGACCAACGTGATCGATCGACTGCTGGCCGATCGACGGTGGGCCGATCACTGGATGAGCTACTGGCTCGATGTTCTCGCCGAGAATCCGAACATTATCAATCCGACCTTGAACAATACCGGTCCGTTTCGATGGTGGCTCTACGAGTCGCTGCTCGACAACAAACCGCTCGATCTGTTTGTGACCGAACTGATCCGCATGGAAGGCAGCGAGCGGTTCGGAGGCCCTGCCGGTTTCGGTACCGCTGCTCAGAACGATCTGCCGATGGCTGCGAAGGGAGTCATCATCAGCAGCGCGTTCCTGGGTGTCGAGATGAAGTGCGCCCGCTGTCACGATGCACCGTCTCACGTGTCGAAACAGCAGGATCTCATGGAACTGGCTGCCATGTTGAAGCAGGGCTCGGTGAAGCTTCCCGCTTCAAGCAGCGTTCCGGCCGATCGTCTGCATCAGACGGGGCGCAAGGCGTTGATCGAAGTCACCCTTCAACCGGGAGCCGTGGTTGACCCTGTCTGGCCGTTTGCCCGTTACTGTGAGGAATCAGTGGCCGATTCGCTGGCGGAACATCCCGAGGACTCTCGGGACCGACTCGCCGCTCTCATTACAGCGCCGCAGAATGAGCAGTTTGCTCAGGTCATGGTCAATCGGATCTGGCATCGCCTGATGGGCCGTGGTCTCGTGGAAAACGT
This sequence is a window from Rubinisphaera margarita. Protein-coding genes within it:
- a CDS encoding DUF1553 domain-containing protein; the encoded protein is MLINRFQQSLAWLVLIAMVFCGVSLSAAEPILQWRFDGHAQPGAWEGTFGKPAEGPRSPRYPDFNERNQAIAISGHKGWILLKDHERGGFTNIRFGIGDTFGFESWVKFQSIGSGQIAYILGKGRSPKHGEDFPEENQNYSIRFQGTGNGAQFGLLFTSEHPETNERAWHRWWSAQTIPTSGWHHVALQFTFGDSDSLQAWIDGQSVSGSWSENGPTDLPPVQDADDLVIGTGYTRGESSSFRGWIDNLAIYRSGFDRQEMAERYVYCPPPPPVTREMIPAGKVLMQISEKDVPEAPGWPAEPQVTETYEEDVFGFFEVPHKYVSTGVRGDRANPSHVRASAMVPLPKGTHRLLLRGRGLSRLFIDGKQVLQTAPRTTESSGHTPLSAQDDYLNLGPDFRFAPPGNQEVWGEFTTDGGDHFVILETMLGNVKGRNKQRPELGETVAAISLEGAEFWSLLSPSERTVPYTDAGWKAYEQERRDWLAEVNAKARENCRVAHADYWNRRRTAAAEWLSQIEGVNVPPLPDGFPALNAIDHFLGARIADARRVSLQSEQSGVEYFEQIRPLLESRCYSCHQGGKAQGGLQIDDHASMLRGGDSYGPAIVPGHVEESSLIARIMAEDESEIMPPKGDPLSAEEIAILKQWIAGGAVWPQFDVSSIEPTPLTDDLSFLRRVTLDTVGVTPTEAEINEFLNDDPDRRRTNVIDRLLADRRWADHWMSYWLDVLAENPNIINPTLNNTGPFRWWLYESLLDNKPLDLFVTELIRMEGSERFGGPAGFGTAAQNDLPMAAKGVIISSAFLGVEMKCARCHDAPSHVSKQQDLMELAAMLKQGSVKLPASSSVPADRLHQTGRKALIEVTLQPGAVVDPVWPFARYCEESVADSLAEHPEDSRDRLAALITAPQNEQFAQVMVNRIWHRLMGRGLVENVSDWERGQVSHPLLLKWLGHRFVESGYDVKAISKLILNSHAYQRAADSTLTETSPLYIAPAPRRLSAEQIVDSAFHATGTPFELEEVSLDIDSVREIQNALTLGKPRRAWMLASTSNERDRPSLSLPRITAVASVMKAFGWRGARQDPRSVRETDPNVLQPAILANGVVSTWLTRLSDHHGMTKLALEDQSVEELVDRVFLRLLTRPPTDGEKGQYVRLLSTGYETRVIPVSERVVPPKVERKRTKYVSWSNHVDGPANALALEKEAEARQGDPPTNALTDDWRLRMEDFVWAVLNAPELIYTP
- a CDS encoding alpha/beta hydrolase family protein, whose translation is MTQCRLIVTFCLLIFPLAASAAEPQQPAEIAPREIVHHQLLTKSQALLAKRREAYEDRTNVDDIRTHQQELKQYFTKAIGGFPDRTPLNPQVTGRAERAGFRVEKLLYESRPQHYVTGTLFLPDSNEFTAPYPAVLVVCGHSANGKAYEGYQASCALLALNGIAAFIIDPICQGERKQLLKSDGTPVIASATTGHTQVGIGAILLGWNTAQYEIWDGMRGIDYLQSRSDIDGKRIGCFGNSGGGTQTSYLMALDDRIVAAAPSCYITSFEQLLTTIGPQDAEQNIFGQLAAGMNHADYVIMRAPRPTLICAATQDFFDISGSWDAFRDAKRVYMRFGYGERVDLAENDDTHGFKKPLREAAARWMLRWLADRDVAVTEPELNLFSDEEMWSTPNGQVMLLPGSRSAFDLNLEEAQRLADVREKKWSNETPAQSRERIRKTLGLSPLNEIAAAQPEDVAETDSESGQQEQVLLTTTSGVPLAGTWVKPNGPSMGTTLYLHADGANKAVESDPDLKALVEGGQSVLAIDISGIGTTQPEGQRWYSDSFGVNAGNAVIAYLCGTSLVAQRTEEILATTRFLRAEEDNANAPISLVATDELCVPALHAAVLAPELISDVKLIRPLTSWTEVIRGKLTRNQVVNAVHGVLREYDLPELVTLLGDTITIVAPVDGQGNPIN